The region CTTTCTCAGTTGGCTTGGATACCAGAAAAGCTGCGAGATGTTGTGTTGAAACAGTTAAGTTTTACGATTCGACAGCTAAGAAAGAGTGCAGAAAGTTTAGAACTTTATTGGGAGTACTTTTCTAATTGCCAGTTTGTTTCAGTGACGATTCAAGAAACAGGTCAACAGCGATGGAATTTTCAAACTCCTGATGGCAATACCATCTCTGTCTTTGATCTCAAGGTAATTGAGGCGATCTCTCTTGCTTAAGACCAACAGGAAGCCAGGATTGCTGCTCTTGAAACCAACAAGAGGTTTTTAGCCGATGCCTAATACAAGTAAACTACTACAGTAAAAATCGCAGTCTTAGAGGAACTTACCCAGAAGAGGAATGAGAACGACATTGGCTAGAAATCAAAGTCGATAAAGCTTTGAGTAAAGGCGGTCAGCGCTTGAGCAGCAAATAATGAGGTGAATTCGCATTCTTCAGAACCAGATTTATGTAACCAAAAATCTTTTGTAAATAGCACTTCGGATATTATCGAGCAGCTAAAAAAGCCTAAACCCGAAAAAGTTGTTAGTTCTTTCAATACTTATCAAGAAGCAAATGCATTCGTTATTGCTTTGTAGGATGAAGCCAAGACAAAATCTATGAAAGGTCAACGTGTAGAAGCTGTCTTTCTACTCGAATTTGGTATTGCTACTTGTAATGTTCTTGACGACCCTGTTTTAGAGCTAGCAATCAACAAGGAATTGGAATTTATCAAAGCTCAACTACGCTAAAAAAGCAACGACCGCATTTTCAGCGTAACAATTAAATTTTTGTACAGACTAGTTTTCTTCTACAAAATTTCTTGACGTATGGGGTCTTGTCTACTTTTAGCACTCCGAGTTTTTAGACAACTCTAGAAATTACGACACTTGTGGGTTACATGCGCACAATTTTCATTGTTATGTGCAATGTGCTTTCCCGACATCGCTGTTAGTGTAGTTTTCGTGAAAAAATAGTTATTGAGAACCTCAGTTCCAACGACTAAATGTCTGAAACTGACCGATTGGCGGCATCTAACAAGCAACTTGAGAGAACGAAAAACAAGGGCGAAAAGCAAAGCGAACCACAACAAAGGAAATCGCCCCACCGTGGTAGGCGCTCGCTTACCTCAGGTGGAGTGAAAAGTCTCAAACTTTTCGCGCCCGTACCTTCTACCCTGCACCCAGCATCGGTGTACTTGGCTTCTTTAAGTCAAGGCTCTAGAGCCACCATGCGTCGCAGCTTGAACGCGATCGCCTCTTTGCTAACTGATGGCGAGTGCGATGCCTTGACTTTAGATTGGTCTAATCTGAGCTACCAACACACGGCGGCAGTGCGGGCAATTCTTGTCGAGCGATTTGCTCCGGCAACGGCGAAAAAAATGGTGGCTGCCCTGCGGCGAGTGCTTAAAGAAGCGGCTAGACTGGGGTTGATGAGTTACGAAGATTATGCTCGTGCCACTGATCTGCCGCGCATTGATACGCCGCCGCAGAAATTGAGAGGTCGTGCCCTCGCCAACAAGGAAATTGCCACTTTGCTAGATGAGTGCGATGAGGCTAACACTATCGCAATTCGAGATGCGGCAATATTAGCTATACTGCGCGGCGGTGGCATTCGTCGGCAGGAATTGACGCGGCTCAAACTGCAAGACTACAACTCCAGCACGGGTGAATTAGAGATTTGCTCTGCTAAGCGCAAGTCATACAGAACTGTTTATTTGCCCGCAGCCGCAGTTAAGTTGGTAGAAGCGTGGCTTGAAATCCGAGGACGCAAGAGAGGGGCGTTGATCTGCCCCGTGCGTAAGGGAGGGCAAGTAGAACTGCGACATATGTCGGGGGATGCCGTGTTGAAGATCGTCAAAAAGCTCTCTGTGCGGGCAGGAGTGGAAGAATTTTCTCCCCACGACTTCCGCCGAACTTTCTGTTCGGACTTGCTGGATGGGGGGATTGACGTGTTTACCGTGCAAAAGCTAGCAGGTCACTCCTCGCCCCTAACGACATCAAAGTACGACCGGCGGGGAGACCAAACCAAGCGCCAGGCAGTCGAACGGTTGTTTTTTCCTCAGCCAGAACCTGATGGCTGATACTTGTTTGCCGCTGTTGAGGTCTGCCTAAAAGCTAGACCGACTAGCCCAAATATTTTCGGCAAAGTTTTATCAATGCCATTGCACCGGAGCGAGCCAGTAATTGTGATGAATCATCTCAAGGCGCGGAAACAACAAAAAAGCACCCAGCAGATAATCAATAACGTTTTCATCCAGCTTAATCCCAGTAAAAGCTTTCATCCGCTCTAGCGCTATCAAAAACGCAGATTTTTGCTTTGAACTAATGGCAAGATACTCTTGTTTTTCCTTCGCAGAAAAGGGAACGTTGGCTCTATCCCAATTCCAAAGTAGACAACATTGCCGTAAAGATAAGCTCGTACTCGCAAGCAGTAGCGCCGCGCGATAGTAAAGCCCAGTTCGCCGTAGCATATACGGATGAACAGGAAAAGGAAGCTGTGCAATTTCCCCAGCTTGTTGAATTTGATGATGCAGCGAACGGGCACTCAGGCGTTTTCGCCGCTCCGAGACAAATAACCACTCAGTTGTGCGTCGCTCCTGAAGCTGTTGCAGGATATTGATTTCAGCCGCGCACAACGGTTGAAGGTTAACAACAACTTGAGTTTGGTAGCGCTGTAGTGTAGCGCGATTGCGAGCCACTTTGAGAGTGTTTTCGGCAAAGTTGAGGTCGCGCCAGAGGAGCCAGCACAATTCGACGGGTTGTAAGGCTTGGCAGAACAACAACAGCACCAGAGCTTGATTTCTAATCGGGTTGCGCGTTGCCTCGGTGGCAGCAATCAGCGCATCGACTTCTTCAAGGTAGAGAAACTCGCGTTCGCGACGTTCGATAAAAGGAGTTTTCTGGGGTGGAGAAGGCACGCGGATAACTTTGCCGAAAAGGTTTACCGTAGTCATGATACTGCAATAAAATGTGATCGCTCTAGAAGCCTAATCAGCAAAAAAGTAGCGTCAGGGAGCCACATTTCCACTTTTGAATGTTTTCGGCAAAGTTGTAGAAATAGCAACTGGCCCCTGCTCTCAAACTGGGCAATGCATGATAATGCTACAAGCGAATGCGCGGAGCGCAGCGCTCTGATGCGATCGCAGCGTTCTGATTACCCAAGTAGGCGATTGGCTTATGCATTAAACTGCTGCACGAATGCTTTGAGCGCTACTGCATCCTTACCCCGATTGTGCCCGCGTTGATTGTCTACGCCAATCTGGGCATGGTGTTCGTCAATCAAATTCTGGTGTTTGCGGACAAACTCCTTAGCCGCCTTACGATTAATGCCAAAAGTCTCTTCGAGTAAACCGACAGTAATCGCCCAAGTATCCTGAGGATGTTGTTGGTTCCATTCACAAATAGCGGCAAAGATACGTTGTGCTCGGTCTAGAGCGCCACCGCTTCTAGCTGGTTTAGGTGTAGCCCCTCCTGAAATCTGAGTCGGGCCAGGATTGATCGTATGCGGCACTTGCTGTTGTTGGGTCTGCTCCTGCACTTGGTTTTGGTCATGTACTGTAGGAGCGCTAGGAGCAGAGCCGGCACTCCTAGCTTGTGTTGGAATTGTTGCTGGCGTAGAGTTACTCTCGCCCAAGAGAGCCGCTTTTGCCGCCTCAAATCGTGCCGCAGCTTGCTTAAGCTGCCGATTCTCGGCTTTGAGGTGTTCGATCTCCTGCTGTAACTGGCTCGACTGCTTTACCATAGCGATCGCTTGTTCGCGTTGTTCTTGAAGCTTAGCCAGTTCAGCTTCCAGCGCTTCAATTCTCCCCGTGAGCCAACTCAAGGTTCGAGCTTGGTCTACCACAACAGTTGCGATCGCGCTGTCTGCCACTACAGAAGTCCGCTCTTGGTGCGTAGAGTCATGTTGAGTCGTTTGTTCAGTAGCTATTGAAGCGCGAGAGTTGACTTCAACCATCTCTGGCTCTGGTATAGCTGCCTTAGTCGCTGGCGAGGCTTGAGTAGAGCTACCTAGTCGTGCTTCAACCCATTGCAGCAGTGCAGAGGTCTTTTCCTGCTGGTTGTTATGCTTAGGGCAGAGCGCATCCAACACCTGATGCCAGCGGTCATGCTCGTCCTTAAAAATTCGCAGTAAACTATGTTGGCGTGGCGCTAGAGTCATATCATTAGACGTTGAATCATTATTGGATGAGGCGATCGCCGGTTCGCTCTCATGGGGGGTAGTTTTAGAGGATGCTTTAGAGGTAAGTTTGGTCTGCTTTGGTTCTACCTGTACCCACTCGGCTGGTAGCACTGGCTCTACAGACTCTAGCAGTGCTATTGATTCCTCTTGAGATAGTGGCTGCGTTGGCTCTAGTTGTACTTCATCCTGATTCAGCGAAGGTAGCGCATTAGCATCCAGTAGCACTCCCTGACCTTCTAGGGGTTGACCCTGCTCGTTGACTAATCGGTAGTGGAAGTAATGACTAGTTGCGATGCTGTTGGGTGCAGTCTGCTGCTGGTCAAGTACGTGTCCGAGATAGTGCTGGAGAAACCTGTGCTCGTGTTTGGTAGGAGGGCAGAACAAATAAATCGCGATTGCCCCATACACGCCTCGAAGCCTGTGAATTGAAACAGTCTTCTTGCCAGCCAATACAGGTATAATGCCAGTGTCTTGGAAGAGCTGTTTGACCTCGCGGTCAATACGCGTATTGAGTACTCGGATTCTTGGGTCTTTGCTATCAACTCCTGCTAATTGTTCGATGGCAGGCAGCGTGCGGAACCGCTCGATGCCCTCTAGGACTTGGGTAGCAGGTACGAGTGTGAGAATGTCAAATCCAGGTGCTGCCTCATCTTCACCCATCTGCTTTTTCTGCTGTCCCTGAAAGTGTAATAGGTATGGATGGTGAGTCAGTTGAAAGTGTCCCTTGCTAATCACTTCAGTATGCCGCCTACCTGTCAGTGCCGCAATAGCAATCGCTAGATGTCGCTCGTCGTTTGATGCCAGCAATTCAGTGGCTGTATCGAGGTAACGTTGCAGTGGCACTGGTTGCAAGTTATCTTGTCGGCTATTATTCGCTGCTGTCCCTTCTCCACGAATTTGTTGGTACGTGGCTTGGTCGTACTTGAGGTAGTCAAGCGCGAAGTGTTCCTGTGTTTGTCCGAGTTCTCCCGTATTGCGCTTAGTCCAAGTCACTATATGACTATTTTCATTAGTTAGGAGCAAAGTGCCTGTAGAAATTGCATCCTCGATCAGTCGGCGGTATAAAGGTATCTGATTGCCAGCGATTGTCGCTTGGGGATAGCCCTCTTCTAAAAGTTGAATTTCAGCTGTGCACAAAGCTTCAATCTCATCTGGTGAGTTAAGCAGTTTTAATCGGTCAACAAAATGTAGTGCTAGCTGTTCTAACTCGTGTTTCAACAGCTTAGTGCGATTGCCTTTGTGAATGCGCTGACGGTAGCGGGCAATAATTTCTTCTCTACTGAGGTCAAACCGAGTGGCATTGCTCATAGGTGCTATCAGGGACGCTTAAGCTAGGGATGATAGATCAGGGGTAGGTTAGTCAAGTTAAGTCTTGAACGGAATTGCTCCTGCGTACAATTGAACCTTTCTACAAGAAACGTATATGACTGTTAAATGTACAAGCGTAGTGCTTGATGATAGCAAGCTCATGAGCGATTGCGCTTCAAGTCTGATGCTGACTTAATCCGAATATTGGGTGGAACTTTGCCAGCAGCTTGAGCGCTCAACTAGGCACAGAAGGAATATTCTCTGTTGAAATAGTCAAGGTATCCTTAGCTACGGACAAGAACTGTGAGAGAAATTTATCCAGTTATTCTCCTCAATTACTTATACTGCTATATTGCCACGCTGATGTGATTCCGTCAATCTGACTATACGGACAAAACCTGAATTATGGCATACGTTTATGAAAGAAAAGGTAGCGCTCGCTGCCCTCACAGCATAAGGGACTTTGTCGTCATGCACTGACAGAAGTACAACATCATTTCGTATTGATGCTCCTATAGATGTCAAGTCTTTTTTGTGCTCCGCGATTTGCGAATGAGATGGTAAATCTCTCGCGCCACGTAACGCTTGAGACAGCGAATGATCTCTCGTTGCGATAGTCCTTGTGCCGTGCGTCGTGCCAGATAAGTTTTAGTCGGTTCATGCCACCGCATTCGCACAATGACGACGCGAAACAAAGCAGCATTGGCTTGACGATTGCCGCCTCGGTTTAAGCGATGGCGCTGGGTTTTGCCCGAAGACGCTGGAATCGGACAAACTCCACACATCTTGGCAAAGGCAGCTTCGGATTGGACGCGATCTGCATTCTCGCCAAAGGTGAGCAGCATTTCGGTCCTCCGTATCCGTACCAATGCCAAACGCTTGCACTAATTCGGGCGCTGCTGCTTGGGTGAGCTTTATGAGGTGCTGAGTATGTGCTTCAATTTCCTTATGTAACTGTGTCCACCGCTTTGCCATTGCAGCCAGGGCATAACGCATCGTCGCCATCGGCGTATCGAGAGTTCCGACTTCGAGGTGTTGGCAAGCTTTGATCAACTGAGGG is a window of Gloeocapsa sp. PCC 7428 DNA encoding:
- a CDS encoding site-specific integrase encodes the protein MSETDRLAASNKQLERTKNKGEKQSEPQQRKSPHRGRRSLTSGGVKSLKLFAPVPSTLHPASVYLASLSQGSRATMRRSLNAIASLLTDGECDALTLDWSNLSYQHTAAVRAILVERFAPATAKKMVAALRRVLKEAARLGLMSYEDYARATDLPRIDTPPQKLRGRALANKEIATLLDECDEANTIAIRDAAILAILRGGGIRRQELTRLKLQDYNSSTGELEICSAKRKSYRTVYLPAAAVKLVEAWLEIRGRKRGALICPVRKGGQVELRHMSGDAVLKIVKKLSVRAGVEEFSPHDFRRTFCSDLLDGGIDVFTVQKLAGHSSPLTTSKYDRRGDQTKRQAVERLFFPQPEPDG
- a CDS encoding tyrosine-type recombinase/integrase, translated to MTTVNLFGKVIRVPSPPQKTPFIERREREFLYLEEVDALIAATEATRNPIRNQALVLLLFCQALQPVELCWLLWRDLNFAENTLKVARNRATLQRYQTQVVVNLQPLCAAEINILQQLQERRTTEWLFVSERRKRLSARSLHHQIQQAGEIAQLPFPVHPYMLRRTGLYYRAALLLASTSLSLRQCCLLWNWDRANVPFSAKEKQEYLAISSKQKSAFLIALERMKAFTGIKLDENVIDYLLGAFLLFPRLEMIHHNYWLAPVQWH
- a CDS encoding telomere resolvase, which translates into the protein MSNATRFDLSREEIIARYRQRIHKGNRTKLLKHELEQLALHFVDRLKLLNSPDEIEALCTAEIQLLEEGYPQATIAGNQIPLYRRLIEDAISTGTLLLTNENSHIVTWTKRNTGELGQTQEHFALDYLKYDQATYQQIRGEGTAANNSRQDNLQPVPLQRYLDTATELLASNDERHLAIAIAALTGRRHTEVISKGHFQLTHHPYLLHFQGQQKKQMGEDEAAPGFDILTLVPATQVLEGIERFRTLPAIEQLAGVDSKDPRIRVLNTRIDREVKQLFQDTGIIPVLAGKKTVSIHRLRGVYGAIAIYLFCPPTKHEHRFLQHYLGHVLDQQQTAPNSIATSHYFHYRLVNEQGQPLEGQGVLLDANALPSLNQDEVQLEPTQPLSQEESIALLESVEPVLPAEWVQVEPKQTKLTSKASSKTTPHESEPAIASSNNDSTSNDMTLAPRQHSLLRIFKDEHDRWHQVLDALCPKHNNQQEKTSALLQWVEARLGSSTQASPATKAAIPEPEMVEVNSRASIATEQTTQHDSTHQERTSVVADSAIATVVVDQARTLSWLTGRIEALEAELAKLQEQREQAIAMVKQSSQLQQEIEHLKAENRQLKQAAARFEAAKAALLGESNSTPATIPTQARSAGSAPSAPTVHDQNQVQEQTQQQQVPHTINPGPTQISGGATPKPARSGGALDRAQRIFAAICEWNQQHPQDTWAITVGLLEETFGINRKAAKEFVRKHQNLIDEHHAQIGVDNQRGHNRGKDAVALKAFVQQFNA
- a CDS encoding transposase translates to MLLTFGENADRVQSEAAFAKMCGVCPIPASSGKTQRHRLNRGGNRQANAALFRVVIVRMRWHEPTKTYLARRTAQGLSQREIIRCLKRYVAREIYHLIRKSRSTKKT